In one Stegostoma tigrinum isolate sSteTig4 chromosome 28, sSteTig4.hap1, whole genome shotgun sequence genomic region, the following are encoded:
- the bcl2l16 gene encoding BCL2 like 16, whose translation MKSEQSYDHVVKEAYVMSQDYIRYVTRRTSKPAPSMASAALRHAGDDLLEKYPIFFKRWPRIFREVCSDDACDYLFKMLDEHFQPEKPWQKKELTWSGILSIYVLAGLLAKHCQANGMESVLEELEFRVGQYVERKVCPYIREKGGWSGFIERFARKEEPEHTIFRACCGMLLLLGAMSLTYYIYRRRLW comes from the exons ATGAAATCAGAACAAAGCTATGATCATGTGGTGAAGGAGGCCTATGTAATGTCACAGGATTACATCAGGTATGTGACTAGAAGGACATCAAAACCAGCACCTAGCATGGCTTCAGCAGCCTTGAGACATGCGGGCGATGATCTCCTGGAAAAATATCCCATCTTCTTCAAGCGATGGCCCCGGATTTTCAGGGAGGTTTGTTCTGATGACGCCTGTGATTACTTATTCAAGATGCTGGATGAGCATTTCCAACCAGAGAAACCCTGGCAAAAGAAGGAGCTGACCTGGAGTGGGATACTTTCCATTTATGTCCTGGCAGGGCTGCTGGCCAAACACTGCCAGGCAAATGGCATGGAGTCCGTGCTGGAGGAGCTGGAATTCAGAGTGGGTCAGTACGTGGAGAGAAAAGTGTGTCCATATATTAGAGAAAAGGGAGGATGG TCTGGTTTCATAGAGCGCTTTGCTAGAAAGGAAGAACCTGAACATACTATCTTCCGAGCATGCTGTGGAATGTTACTCCTGCTGGGTGCCATGTCCCTGACTTACTACATTTACAGGAGAAGGTTATGGTGA